CCCTTTGAAAGTCAATTGAACCAGAATAAGACCATATGCACAAGGTttgcgaaaaacaaaaaaaacatttgtgaactGCTGACAAGTTTCTTATCATCAGGTAGGCAACAAATTCTGCTCACGCCGCACGAGAACTAGAACTCATCAATAGCACGAGGTTAGCTGAGCACTCCAGTTGAGTGTAAATGAGAAGGGCTTTGTGTTTTGCATCTTGCTCATTTTTAAGAACATAGGACCACACACTTCCAAATGATATATGACAAGAGCAAAATATGAattaggtttttttgtttttgtttattgagcTAACGTACCGTATCTTTATACATTTGAATGCTGGAATGCTTTTGCAAACAATCCGCTCTTCAAATACATTGGCtttaaagcaaacaaacaaaaaaaaaaactacaaacggtaatccccccccccaccccctttgccaATGGCTCGcttgcccccaaaaaagtcccATTCAAAGTCCGTCCTCGCCGCCTTGCTTCTATATTGAGCTTGTTTGTCCAATTCAGCCACCGTCTGCGTTtgttcgtttctctgatgcGGCGCTCTTGAGCGATGTGCACCACCGAGTGGTGAGCACTGTTATTACAACATAAAACTTCTCAGCTGCAGTACCGGTCAAAGTggctttgaagcaaacaaacaaaaaaacaaacaaactacaaacggtaatcccccccaccccctttgccaATGGCTCGCATGCCATAAAAAAGTCCCATTCAAAGTCCGTCCTCGCTGCCTTGCTTCTATATTGAGCTTGTTTGTCCAATTCAGCCAGCGTCTGCGTTTCTTCGTTTCTCTGATGCGGCGCTCTTGAGCGATGTGCACCACCGAGTGGTGAGCACTGTTATTACAACATAAAACTCCTCAGCTCCAGTACCGGTCAAAGTggctttgaagcaaacaaacaaaaaaacaaacaaactacaaacggtaatcccccccaccccctttgccaATGGCTCGCATGCCATAAAAAAGTCCCATTCAAAGTCCGTCCTCGCTGCCTTGCTTCTATATTGAGCTTGTTTGTCCAATTCAGCCAGCGTCTGCGTTTCTTCGTTTCTCTGATGCGGCGCTCTTGAGCGATGTGCACCACCGAGTGGTGAGCACTGTTATTACAACATAAAACTCCTCAGCTCCAGTACCGGTCAAAGTggctttgaagcaaacaaacaaaaaaacaaacaaactacaaacggtaacccccctccacccccaccccatttgCCAATGGTTCGCTTGCCCCAAAAAAGTCCCATTCAAAGTCCGTCCTCGCCGCCTTGCTTCTATATTGAGCTTGTTTGTCCAATTCAGCCACCGTCTGCGTTTGTTCGTTTCTCTGATCTGGCGCTCTTGAGTGATGTGCACCACCGAGTGGTGAGCACTGTTATTACAACATAAAACTTCTCAGCTGCAGTACCGGTCAAAGTTTTGAGTTTCCAGAATTCACCGTGGCCACCGACGGATCATAAATCAGACAAAGAGCGATGACTACCTCTTGACCTTAATTCACGCTTGTCAGACAAGGACTCTTCCGCTAGCACAATCTAATAATATAGGCGCTCACAGCCGTGCTGTGTTGTACTGAGAgctgtttgtaatattttggtttgCTCAATATGAAGTGCAAAACATTGGCTCGTTTATCATTTTCACGGAGGTGCCCCTCAAAAGCCGCAGTGAATGTCCATTTATCATCAAATGAATTGCTTCATCCCTTCGGTCCAGATGAATATGGCTCAGCAGCATGTTACACACTCGGGCTCCCAGGACGGCTCAGGTCGCCCCCATGTGATGCTTACAGGTTGGTGGTTCCCCATCATAAATTTTTAACTCAGTGCAAGTATGCGGCAGGTCATCCTCAAGGACGTCGACTCGTTGCTGTACGTGGACACCGATGTGCTGTTCCTGCGACCCATGGACGATATCTGGAGAATGCTGAAGTCCTTCAACAGCACACAACTGGCGGCGATGGCTCCGGAGCACGAAGTCCCCAAAATCGGCTGGTACAGCCGCTTTGCGCGTCATCCTTTCTACGGCATCTCGGGGGTCAATTCGGGTGTCATGCTGATGAATCTTACAAGGATACGCAGCACATTGTTCAAGGTTAGGCTCAAATATGATCATTTCTTTGCTACTCGACACTGAAAGCTTTTTGGCAGTCTGAATGTCATTTTGTTGATTTCGAGTTGTAGGCTCAGAGCCGTTTGAGTGCATCCGGCTGAAGCTTTTGTGATTATGCAAGCATCACGGATGTGTTTTGTCTCAGAACTCGGTTTAACTACACATCAATTTGCTGCTGGAAGCCGGAATGCAAATGTTCCTCCTCCTTTGATGATTTactttgtggcaaaaaaaagcaaacaaaaaaaaaacagcttgtgAGTTGTGTGTGAGTGGACTCTGTTGACATTTCAGAACAGCATGATTGCCAATGGCCTTTCCTGGGAGGACCTTTTGCACCCACTTTACCAAAAGTACAAGAACCACATCACATGGGGAGATCAGGACCTCCTCAACATTATCTTTCACTACAATCCAGGTAGAGTCACACAATCACAACATAAACTAACTATACAGTACTTTAAATGTGGTCATTAAACTTGGCTGGTCAAAGGGGTCAAAAGCAAATTTCATTCAGAGATAGCCTTCATGTGTCCCCGAACATATTTCAGACGctgatatttatttaaaaaaaaggtcagtactttttttcttgtacgtcaggattaaaaaaatggtcacCAGTGTTTTTAGTTTAGAATGCATGTACATATTTGACCAGGTTATtggactttttacatttttctatgcaatgcattttattgaaaCGTTCTGTGTATTTTGTACATGGTTTAATGTACAAATATGCATCAcacatacaaatatataaacTCGGTATGCTTCTGGGTATCCACTGTGTCATGAAGGTTTCTGACAACTCCCGTAGAGTATAATGATTttcgtagtccagtggttagcacgtcggcttcacagtgctgaggtgccgggttcgattccagctccggcctccctatgtggagtttgcatgttctccccgggcctgcctgggttttctccgggtgctccggttttctcccacattccaaaaacatgcatggcaggctgattggacgctctaaattgtccctaagtgtgagtgtgggcgtggatggttgtttgtttctgtgtgccctgcgattggctggcaaccgattcagggcgtcccccgcctactgcctaaagacagctgggataggctccagcacccccgcgaccctagtgtggatcaagcggctcggaaaatgaatgaatgaatattttttttgtctttccagAGTGTCTATTCGTCTTCCCTTGCCAGTGGAACTACAGGCCTGATCACTGTATGTACGGGAGTAACTGCAAAGGAGCCGAAGAGGACGGTGTGTCCATCCTCCACGGCAACCGCGGAGTCTATCATGATGACAAGCAGCCAGCCTTCAAAGTAGTTTATGATGGAATTCGTGATGTAAGTATCTTTGAGGATCACCGTTTTACTGTTGCGACCCCAAATGCACCCACAAGCGCATCACCAATGACTGAAGGACCCAAACAGAATCAGTCATACAGTCGGACAAGACCGGCGCTGAATCTTAATACTCCGTCCAGTAACACTCCCTTTGTAAGGGtgatttgttgatttgttttattgAAATGGTTTTCTAGTTGATGCTATTCAACCTTTTAATGGGAAGTCTTCATCTGGTTAGTTTTATGGCAGCCCCACCCAAGCCCTACTcctatgttcaataaacaaacaaacaaatatacatatatatacacacacacacacatatatacatatatatatatatatatatatataatttgttaCCCAAGGTCTGTTTTTACTCCAGCAGTGTCGAGGTCAACACGTTCTTGCGTGTATTGAGATGATTACTGATCTGAGCTAGTGAACGTATACAATATAGCGGGATGCAACTATCTTCcactcacattaaaaaaaaaaaaaaaaaaaagaaatctgtttCTGTGACTGGAGTGCTATTTCCTTCTACCCTGCTGAGATAAGACACTTCAAGTCTGGCAAGCACATAATTAGTGCCAAGTAGCAATCCAGTCATGCTGATGGAATCTGTAAGTAATTCGTTTGTGGTATTAATGAAAAGAAACAGCGTTGCTGATGAGAAGTAACACAGCGTGGTGTTGTTGCAGTTCCCCTTTGATGACAACATGTTCCAGTCGCTGTTCTATCCCATCCAAGCCAAATTCCTGGACACGGTCAACACTCTGTGTGGTCGGATCCCACAAGTCTTCCTCAAGCAGATAGAAAAGACCATGAGGAAGGTCTTTGAGGAGAACGTAATCCGACATATCAGGCCACACAACTGACTGTCGGTGCAATGGACTTCCTATGAATGTGACTGGAGGACTGCGGACCGCTCTTGCAACAGACTGTGTGTCGGGCCAGTCTCTTTGAGTGAACTTGCGGCGGCACGTACGAAAGCAATGATATTTCCTAAACTGTTTCGATGAATGGTAATGGTCGAAAGCACCATTGTAATCTCGTCATGTTCGGCCCGCTTGTCAGTGATGTGGTCAAACCGCTTTTGGCGAATGATGATACCATTATCATGGTATAATCACGTGTTTGTTTACATGTggcaaaaatatacatttttcaataattaccggtaatcttgGTGGTTACACCTGACTGTTGGGTACGTTGTTTTtctgctcatttaaaaaaaaaaaaagtccaccttTGAAATTGGAAGGTTTTCGTGCTCTGTGGTGAACCCTGGATTATACTGTGAATGGTGTACTAaaacaaatttaatttaaaagttacttcaaccacttgacaaattaaaatgtagtcaattcaacaacaaaaatgggttCCCTGAAGAATCTGGGTGCCCGGAACTGGTTTCCCCACAATCCGGTGGTCCCATGTGAGGGTGACTGGAAAACGCAATACTGacagttttttctttgtgtaaaTTACA
The DNA window shown above is from Hippocampus zosterae strain Florida chromosome 9, ASM2543408v3, whole genome shotgun sequence and carries:
- the gxylt2 gene encoding glucoside xylosyltransferase 2, translated to MCSFPPDQVALAMRIHCKVVVIALCFGVFLLFYFWGGNVADGRLLKQVAAEEGRNSSTSSVKRDHYVGSKLARKSPIAVKMREEDLPTGRKNAKVTRRVGNVNAKSKTGRAVGKRTRVEEFMHLAMVACGSRLEETLTLVKSAVLFSLKKIKVHIFAEDLLIPQFQEKFRQWPGFISAKFKYQLYPITFSVGNADEWKKLFKPCAAQRLFLPVILKDVDSLLYVDTDVLFLRPMDDIWRMLKSFNSTQLAAMAPEHEVPKIGWYSRFARHPFYGISGVNSGVMLMNLTRIRSTLFKNSMIANGLSWEDLLHPLYQKYKNHITWGDQDLLNIIFHYNPECLFVFPCQWNYRPDHCMYGSNCKGAEEDGVSILHGNRGVYHDDKQPAFKVVYDGIRDFPFDDNMFQSLFYPIQAKFLDTVNTLCGRIPQVFLKQIEKTMRKVFEENVIRHIRPHN